Proteins from one Malania oleifera isolate guangnan ecotype guangnan chromosome 4, ASM2987363v1, whole genome shotgun sequence genomic window:
- the LOC131153699 gene encoding uncharacterized protein LOC131153699, translating into MDHTCISRDTCHPIYKRENTLAIQLKKRKNRTAPEQRKNAAACRRPSLLPVEMGIWLYDVLNLSGKPLNLNNSSNSWRLNNVTNTIDRVTGYSNNSWYFSSNYPNVNIQVYDAGSWRLTIDVTQNTTLKRLSATWGITRNYTRFNFIFQDTVIWFYSSNHPLTLDGRQQQGWYLDVTEENLKWEPYNVAS; encoded by the exons ATGGATCACACATGCATTTCACGCGACACATGTCATCCCATCTATAAAAGAGAGAACACCCTGGCCATACAATTGAAAAAGAGGAAGAACCGAACAGCACCGGAGCAAAGGAAGAACGCCGCCGCGTGCAGACGACCCAGTCTATTGCCCGTTGAG ATGGGCATTTGGTTGTATGATGTGTTGAATCTTTCAGGAAAACCCCTTAACTTAAATAATTCATCGAACAGTTGGAGGTTGAACAACGTGACCAACACAATTGATAGAGTGACTGGGTATTCGAACAATTCTTGGTACTTCTCATCAAACTATCCAAATGTAAATATCCAAGTCTACGATGCTGGTTCTTGGAGATTGACCATTGATGTTACACAGAACACTACGTTGAAGAGGTTAAGCGCAACATGGGGCATAACAAGGAATTATACGCGCTTTAACTTTATTTTTCAAGACACTGTGATTTGGTTTTATTCCTCAAACCATCCTCTCACGTTGGATGGGAGGCAGCAACAGGGATGGTATCTGGATGTTACTGAGGAAAACCTCAAATGGGAGCCCTATAACGTGGCTTCATAG